The proteins below come from a single Paracoccus sp. SCSIO 75233 genomic window:
- a CDS encoding cytidine deaminase, which yields MSLLDAAREVREVAYAPYSNFKVGAAVRGASGAIYRGCNVENVAYPEGTCAEAGAIAAMIAAGETRLTEVAVIADSPSPVPPCGGCRQKLAEFGDGKTPVLLATTAGATEATTIGGLLPGRFDAGHMEGAAP from the coding sequence ATGTCGCTTCTTGATGCCGCCCGCGAGGTGCGCGAGGTCGCCTATGCGCCCTATTCCAATTTCAAGGTTGGTGCCGCCGTGCGCGGCGCATCGGGGGCGATCTATCGCGGCTGCAATGTGGAGAACGTGGCCTATCCCGAAGGCACCTGTGCCGAGGCCGGGGCGATTGCCGCCATGATCGCAGCGGGCGAGACACGGCTGACGGAGGTCGCGGTGATCGCGGATTCGCCCAGCCCGGTGCCGCCTTGCGGGGGCTGTCGGCAGAAGCTGGCCGAATTCGGCGATGGAAAGACCCCGGTGCTGCTGGCTACGACCGCCGGTGCGACGGAGGCTACGACGATTGGCGGATTGCTGCCGGGTCGGTTCGATGCGGGCCATATGGAAGGCGCCGCCCCGTGA